Proteins encoded by one window of Halichondria panicea chromosome 8, odHalPani1.1, whole genome shotgun sequence:
- the LOC135340481 gene encoding replication factor C subunit 5-like has product MAAEEVRPKSQNLPWVEKYRPKHLDDLISHKEIITTIQRFMTEDRLPHLLFYGPPGTGKTSTILACAKMLYKPKEFNSMVLELNASDDRGIGIVRGQILSFASTRTIFRSGFKMIILDEADAMTNDAQNALRRVIEKYTENVRFCLICNYLSKIIPALQSRCTRFRFGPLSSEQMMLRLEYVIQQEALKVSADGMDSLVRLSQGDMRRSLNILQSTSMSHDEVNEATVYSVTGQPLPNDIAKIVEWMLNENFTTAYENVLKLKTLKGLALVDILQLVHTYVQRIDFPPIVKMTLLEKMADLEYNLSVGAAEKIQLGGLLGAFQITRDIVTEQNTS; this is encoded by the exons ATGGCGGCTGAAGAAGTGAGACCAAAGTCACAGAACCTACCTTGGGTAGAGAAGTACAGACCCAAACATTTAGACGACCTGATATCACACAAGGAGATAATCACAACCA tTCAACGTTTCATGACAGAGGATCGTCTTCCTCATCTCTTGTTCTATGGACCTCCCGGCACTGGCAAGACAAGCACAATCCTGGCATGTGCCAAAATGCTCTACAAGCCAAAGGAATTCAATTCTATGGTGCTTGAACTGAACGCTTCTGACGACCGAGGAATCGGAATTGTGCGAGGTCAGATATTGAGTTTTGCTTCTACTCGGACCATTTTCAGATCTGGTTTCAAGATGATAATATTGGATGAAGCTGATGCTATGACAAATGACGCACAGAATGCACTCAGAAGAG TGATTGAGAAATACACAGAAAATGTTCGTTTCTGCCTCATCTGTAACTACCTATCCAAGATCATCCCTGCGTTGCAGTCGCGTTGCACTCGGTTCCGCTTCGGTCCTCTCAGCAGCGAACAGATGATGTTACGACTGGAGTACGTCATTCAACAAGAAGC ACTCAAGGTGTCTGCTGATGGGATGGATAGTCTAGTGCGTCTCTCTCAAGGGGACATGAGGAGGTCTCTCAATATCCTCCAGAGCACCTCCATGTCACATGACGAGGTCAACGAGGCCACCGTGTACTCAGTCACGGGGCAACCCCTACCCAACGACATTGCTAAAATCGTAGAGTGGATGTTGAATGAAAATTTCACCACAGCTTATGAAA ATGTGCTGAAGCTGAAGACACTGAAAGGTCTTGCCTTAGTTGACATTCTGCAACTTGTGCACACCTATGTACAGAGAA TTGATTTCCCTCCGATTGTGAAGATGACTTTGCTGGAGAAAATGGCAGACCTTGA GTACAACCTATCGGTGGGTGCAGCAGAGAAGATACAGCTGGGAGGTCTATTAGGGGCGTTTCAGATCACTAGGGACATTGTTACTGAACAAAACACTAGTTAG
- the LOC135340480 gene encoding transmembrane protein 116-like, whose product MEDIINNSSLFCPGTNSSFLERSFVSVLEDGNLTTTTNACNCTQWNLDTVDAEPIAIIRIITSTISVFGSASIILSVLLSGKLNKAEVHPLFILSVADFILSILWMIGGVVWLSPGQGGWARNESDPHTGMCYVLGVSTSMAAMVTYFLTLIYAQNALIRVIEMYVNKGKLLSEKDKRKKFRYFFTLAGYILSWVLPLFILIPAMESIVGIESTNYGCWCVPDFFNIRPDDGLEVSHFQSYAKIHATVLGSTFLVSTTLIITLYILTFVFARKVMRLQQENSVLVDEGRNKKQIKTIIARLTAFILIFFICGLPIIAACIDIWHEDEKLHLDEPVDRVILYFHAILAPLQGFLNALVYGWTRKEFRKALSVGDRIKSLGRGYQSVTGKSEYNSGGSMNLNRANPT is encoded by the exons ATGGAAGATATTATAAATAATTCATCTCTGTTCTGTCCTGGAACCAATTCTAGTTTCTTGGAGAGGAGTTTTGTTAGTGTACTGGAAGATGGGAACCTAACAACAACCACAAATGCCTGTAACTGCACACAGTGGAACTTGGACACAGTGGAT GCTGAGCCGATAGCCATCATTCGAATCATCACGTCCACTATAAG TGTCTTTGGGTCAGCCTCGATTATACTCTCTGTCCTGTTGAGTGGAAAACTCAACAAAGCAGAA gttcaCCCTCTGTTCATTCTCTCAGTGGCAGACTTTATCCTGTCCATACTGTGGATGATTGGGGGTGTGGTTTGGTTGAGTCCCGGTCAGGGAGGGTGGGCTAGGAACGAATCAGACCCTCACACTGGGATGTGCTATGTTCTCGGGGTATCAACCTCC ATGGCAGCCATGGTGACCTACTTTCTGACACTCATCTACGCTCAGAATGCTCTGATCAGAGTGATAGAGATGTACGTCAACAAAGGGAAGCTTTTGAGTGAGAAAGACAAGCGGAAAAAATTTCGATACTTCTTCACTCTTGCTGGCTACATATTGAGCTG GGTTCTGCCCCTGTTCATCCTGATACCAGCTATGGAGAGCATTGTAGGCATTGAGAGTACCAACTATGGCTGCTGGTGTGTGCCCGACTTCTTCAATATACGTCCAGATGATGGG CTTGAGGTGTCACATTTTCAAAGCTACGCCAAGATCCACGCGACTGTTCTTGGCTCCACCTTCCTCGTCTCTACGACCCTCATAATA ACCTTGTATATACTGACATTTGTGTTTGCCAGGAAGGTTATGAGACTGCAACAAG AGAACAGTGTGTTGGTTGACGAGGGCAGAAACAAGAAACAGATTAAGACAATCATTGCACGTCTTACAGCCTTTATCCTCATATTTTTTATTTGTGGACTACCCA TTATTGCGGCTTGCATTGACATCTGGCACGAGGATGAGAAGCTCCATCTTGATGAGCCTGTGGATAGAGTTATCCTCTACTTCCAT gcTATTCTGGCTCCACTACAAGGCTTCCTCAATGCGCTCGTGTACGGGTGGACAAGGAAGGAGTTCAGAAAAGCCCTCAGTGTAGG